From a single uncultured Desulfovibrio sp. genomic region:
- a CDS encoding FCD domain-containing protein, with the protein MNTENSKNMDAEAQAGRKRNIQRPRVHTEVLSCLLDDIQSGVYQVGQKLPSERELMDEFGVGRPAVREALSGLARMGLIEVSPGMRARVCRLTLKPLLREMRATLEIYSSSPDGWRQLHDLRLFFETAVVRRMALEITDEQLTRLDEQLQNQRRLLDASEIRAFAEADIDFHRYLVECMGNNFLGLLAEGFAGWLITPLYASLQVRKQSERSYRAHVGVYEALKKRDPDMAEKAMRTHLDEMRGIYQVDVMVDEDEPSKDQN; encoded by the coding sequence ATGAATACCGAAAATTCGAAAAATATGGATGCCGAGGCACAGGCCGGAAGAAAGCGCAACATCCAGCGGCCCAGAGTGCACACCGAAGTGCTGAGCTGTCTGCTGGATGACATTCAGAGCGGCGTTTATCAGGTAGGGCAAAAGCTGCCCTCCGAGCGTGAGTTGATGGACGAGTTCGGCGTGGGTCGGCCTGCTGTGCGCGAGGCTCTTTCCGGTCTGGCGCGCATGGGCCTTATTGAGGTTTCACCCGGCATGCGCGCCCGTGTGTGCCGCCTGACGCTCAAGCCCCTGCTGCGCGAGATGAGGGCTACACTGGAGATTTACTCCAGCTCGCCTGACGGCTGGCGTCAACTGCACGATCTGCGGCTCTTTTTTGAAACTGCTGTGGTGCGGCGCATGGCCCTTGAAATAACCGATGAGCAGCTGACCCGCCTGGACGAGCAGCTGCAAAATCAGCGCAGATTGCTGGACGCATCGGAAATACGTGCTTTTGCCGAAGCGGATATTGATTTCCACCGCTATCTTGTGGAATGCATGGGCAACAATTTTCTCGGGCTTTTGGCCGAGGGCTTTGCCGGTTGGCTGATCACGCCGCTGTATGCCTCCTTGCAGGTACGCAAGCAGAGCGAACGTTCATACCGCGCCCACGTTGGCGTGTACGAAGCGCTCAAAAAACGTGATCCAGATATGGCGGAAAAGGCCATGCGGACTCACCTGGACGAAATGCGCGGCATTTATCAGGTGGATGTGATGGTTGATGAGGACGAGCCGTCGAAAGATCAGAATTAG
- a CDS encoding malic enzyme-like NAD(P)-binding protein has protein sequence MKNLREEALAMHKEYQGKIEVRVKAPVRDNDDLTLAYSPGVAEPCMEIHKDPAMLDVYTNHSNFVCVVSNGTAVLGLGSIGAAAAMPVMEGKSLLFKTFGDVDAFPICVDTKDTGKIVELVELMAPTFGGVNLEDIKAPECFVIEDTLKKNGIFKGPIFHDDQHGTAVVTLAGLINALKIVGKKLDEVTVVTSGAGAAGIAIIKLLMAVGLKNVIMCDSKGAIWQGRPEGMNPYKDEIAKHTNPNKIKGGLAEAIKGADVFIGVSAPNSLNEDMIRSMAKDPIVFAQANPIPEIWPLQRAFDGGAKVVATGRSDCPNQINNVLAFPGIFRGAIDVRATDINDAMKIAAAKALAELVKPEELSPSMIIPSTLNPDVAPLVAAATAKAAMESGIARVHINPDEVAENLRKRLAKRRG, from the coding sequence ATCAAGAACCTGCGGGAAGAAGCCCTGGCCATGCACAAGGAATATCAGGGGAAAATTGAGGTTCGGGTCAAAGCCCCTGTGCGCGATAACGACGACCTCACCCTGGCCTACTCGCCCGGCGTTGCCGAGCCTTGCATGGAAATTCATAAAGATCCAGCAATGCTTGATGTTTATACAAACCACTCCAACTTTGTCTGCGTTGTTTCCAACGGCACTGCCGTGCTCGGCCTTGGAAGCATCGGCGCTGCCGCAGCCATGCCCGTTATGGAAGGCAAATCCCTGCTGTTCAAAACCTTTGGCGATGTGGATGCCTTCCCCATCTGCGTGGACACCAAGGACACCGGCAAGATCGTGGAGCTGGTTGAACTGATGGCCCCGACCTTTGGCGGCGTGAACCTTGAAGACATCAAGGCCCCTGAATGCTTTGTCATTGAAGACACCCTGAAAAAGAACGGCATCTTCAAAGGTCCCATCTTCCATGACGACCAGCACGGCACCGCCGTTGTTACCCTGGCCGGTCTTATCAACGCCCTGAAAATTGTTGGCAAAAAACTTGATGAAGTGACCGTTGTCACCAGCGGCGCTGGCGCTGCGGGTATTGCCATCATCAAGCTGCTCATGGCTGTGGGGCTCAAAAACGTCATCATGTGCGATTCCAAGGGCGCTATCTGGCAGGGCCGCCCCGAAGGCATGAATCCCTACAAGGATGAAATCGCCAAGCACACCAATCCCAACAAGATCAAGGGCGGCCTGGCCGAGGCCATCAAGGGCGCAGATGTCTTTATTGGCGTTTCCGCGCCCAATTCCCTGAACGAAGACATGATCCGCAGCATGGCCAAGGATCCCATTGTTTTTGCCCAGGCAAACCCCATCCCCGAAATCTGGCCCCTGCAGCGCGCTTTTGACGGCGGCGCAAAAGTGGTGGCAACGGGCCGCTCCGACTGCCCCAACCAGATCAACAACGTGCTGGCTTTCCCCGGCATCTTCCGGGGCGCAATTGACGTGCGCGCCACTGACATCAACGATGCCATGAAGATCGCCGCCGCCAAGGCCCTTGCCGAACTCGTCAAACCTGAAGAGCTCAGCCCCAGCATGATCATTCCTTCGACCCTGAACCCGGACGTGGCTCCTCTGGTGGCGGCTGCCACAGCCAAGGCCGCCATGGAAAGCGGCATTGCCCGTGTCCACATAAATCCTGACGAGGTGGCAGAAAACCTCAGAAAGCGTCTCGCCAAGCGCCGGGGGTAA
- a CDS encoding sigma-54 dependent transcriptional regulator, translating to MSEKAHLLIIDDEKNYLLVLQTLLEDEGYVVTAISDPETALAFLDESEVDVVVTDMKMPKVTGREVLERVKKNWPYIPVLIMTAFGSIESAVEVMRYGAFDYITKPFSNDELLLSIHNAVELSRAHRQYRLLQEVMEDRYGVHKIVGRSRAIRDVLLMVERAAPSRSTVLITGESGTGKELVARAIHYTSPRKDKPFVSVNCMALNPGVLESELFGHEKGSFTGAVAMRRGRFEQADSGTLFLDEIAELTPDLQVKLLRVLQERRFERVGGGEEIEVDIRVVAATNKDLATLVEKGTFRDDLYYRLNVVQVPLPPLRERREDIPLLVAHFVEKVCTDNSMPPKTFSTQALNYLTGYEWPGNIRQLENVVESCLVLVPGNVIDVDNLPAEIRDEESQFKSAVDLLPVQLDLADTLEKIEAALIRRALVRAELVQVKAAEYLGISKSLLQYKLKKYGITGH from the coding sequence ATGAGCGAAAAAGCGCATCTTCTCATCATCGACGACGAAAAAAACTATCTGCTGGTGTTGCAAACCCTGCTTGAAGACGAGGGCTATGTCGTCACGGCCATCAGCGACCCTGAAACCGCACTGGCATTTCTGGACGAGAGCGAAGTGGACGTTGTTGTGACCGACATGAAAATGCCCAAGGTCACAGGGCGCGAAGTGCTTGAGCGGGTTAAAAAAAACTGGCCGTACATTCCGGTGCTTATCATGACGGCCTTCGGCTCCATTGAAAGCGCCGTCGAAGTCATGCGCTACGGCGCATTTGACTACATCACCAAACCTTTTTCCAATGACGAACTGCTGCTTTCCATCCACAACGCCGTGGAACTTTCGCGGGCGCACCGCCAGTACCGGTTGTTGCAGGAAGTTATGGAAGACCGCTACGGCGTCCACAAGATTGTGGGCCGCAGCAGGGCCATACGGGACGTTTTGCTCATGGTTGAGCGCGCTGCGCCCAGCCGCTCCACGGTGCTCATTACCGGTGAATCCGGTACGGGCAAGGAGCTGGTGGCCCGGGCCATCCACTATACCAGCCCCCGTAAGGACAAGCCCTTTGTGTCGGTGAACTGCATGGCCCTGAACCCCGGTGTGCTTGAGAGCGAGCTTTTCGGGCATGAAAAGGGATCGTTCACCGGTGCTGTCGCCATGCGCCGCGGGCGCTTTGAGCAGGCAGACAGCGGCACCCTCTTTCTGGATGAAATTGCGGAACTCACGCCTGACCTTCAGGTCAAACTGCTGCGGGTGCTGCAGGAACGGCGTTTTGAACGCGTGGGCGGCGGTGAGGAAATTGAAGTGGACATCCGCGTGGTGGCAGCCACCAACAAGGATCTTGCCACGCTGGTGGAAAAAGGGACATTCCGCGATGATCTCTATTATCGCCTCAACGTTGTCCAGGTTCCCCTGCCGCCTCTGCGCGAACGCAGGGAAGACATCCCCCTGCTTGTGGCGCACTTTGTGGAAAAGGTCTGCACAGACAATTCCATGCCGCCCAAAACCTTCAGCACTCAAGCGCTGAACTACCTCACGGGTTACGAGTGGCCGGGCAACATCCGCCAGCTTGAAAACGTGGTGGAAAGCTGCCTCGTGCTGGTGCCGGGCAATGTTATTGACGTGGATAACCTGCCCGCCGAGATCCGCGATGAAGAATCGCAGTTCAAAAGCGCGGTGGACTTGCTGCCTGTACAGCTTGATCTGGCTGATACGCTTGAAAAGATTGAAGCCGCGCTTATCCGCCGTGCCTTGGTGCGGGCGGAGCTTGTACAGGTCAAGGCAGCAGAATATCTTGGAATTTCAAAAAGTCTGCTGCAATACAAGCTCAAGAAATATGGCATTACCGGCCATTAA